One stretch of Plodia interpunctella isolate USDA-ARS_2022_Savannah chromosome 10, ilPloInte3.2, whole genome shotgun sequence DNA includes these proteins:
- the LOC128673260 gene encoding chromosome transmission fidelity protein 8 homolog → MKQFFCSKTKDENGIPEWAILELQGLVQSKKDNSSGATVAGDLHYSSRSGHPVLILGHHVLNGKEVKLEQPIAVLEKVITGDQTGYKVKAVVKKKLLFKSRPKPIISNVADKV, encoded by the coding sequence atgaaacaattcTTTTGCAGTAAAACTAAGGATGAGAATGGCATACCAGAGTGGGCAATACTTGAGCTTCAAGGGCTCGTGCAGTCGAAGAAAGACAACTCCTCGGGAGCCACCGTCGCCGGCGACCTTCATTACTCCAGCCGCAGCGGGCACCCCGTGCTGATCCTCGGCCACCACGTGCTCAACGGCAAGGAAGTTAAACTAGAACAACCCATCGCCGTCTTAGAAAAAGTTATAACCGGCGACCAAACGGGATACAAAGTGAAAGCTGTCGTTAAGAAGAAACTACTATTTAAATCCCGACCCAAGCCTATAATATCAAATGTTGCGGATAAAGTgtga
- the HIPP1 gene encoding putative leucine-rich repeat-containing protein DDB_G0290503, with protein sequence METVSEEGLVQNPSVEGVKSTNISSETSDAEVCQKSNGVSETLDKSLSNLENNSIDRPVEFTNTSCRNDAESEIQDYVSNPIECSESSSSNIEITHKISPNDSNITEVQLDDSIEQSAEPNKTEVSTTSNVQNPELVENRNSVKDELVKVSQNDDLVNNEKVKFETEILVETNDNDVNELDLNTTNEVGSQESTSNILSELSQSIELSEALRASDNAGNVENNNHSVRQEVFNKEELLDILEGNDIQTSDAVVGYEIEIKLDTPDGKSEAQLALEQLSRLKKSRNRKRRSSGIISRKRNINVLKAEANSDAIVSKKEDVKSKKEDVAIKPKKVENKEKAKKDSKAEDSIVNKLVEDWDDDEPVDDETDLNNKGDSILNSTEQVEDAHESIVSQDVTARMSVDSAVSDSATPNKGSEDGQPQRRLGRVIKKKVIYDPDNPDTFTKSKISVKKEPQAEDSPSKKVKSESTVPRPKSKSPISKLQWKKPQPKNSKQNRRLTEVDKLLMDEGAVNMIYQLTPEAPKGKKNMRTKAEFIKKIQSSNPETKEMKFRERKVKIEEGEAKKIMGNKQRPSLSSSVKSSICEDFETHSADDSIIYRRHSSSSYSSTCMSPRRLSDVEGGSIQSCQNKSTLKETVLENDKAPSDMSAILSTDVFVPDVSNLSTDIINKDDCLSIKEKLNSKLSLALNKRKRESSKSDKPIKHRKLSKVDQKVKQDDDKYKLLSISYAERVAEILIRKTGSKYSHMMFKELCQALEEVDARTDISVTLLMSECGTLCSDLDLSSLVNDDIEERTNSAYEYAEDIRLVLFAMIQHSKLLVTGVWGSCSGVAPALLALSDVALASEAATFELASGDRPVLPGVMLLSSPWQALPQTLVNDLVIFGCKLSAREVAAGGLVSRVLRPRGAAPVRQLARDLAVDNNPKNILLKKRLLNLKNASNTFLSCLIKERDLIINYWTSTEGQELLRASITA encoded by the exons atggaaACTGTGTCTGAAGAAGGACTTGTTCAGAATCCTTCAGTTGAAGGTGTTAAATCGACTAATATCTCTTCCGAAACATCTGACGCAGAAGTATGTCAAAAATCGAATGGTGTTTCCGAAACTTTAGACAAATCACTGTCCAACTTGGAAAACAATTCTATCGATAGACCGGTTGAATTCACAAATACTTCCTGTAGAAATGATGCCGAAAGTGAAATTCAAGACTATGTTTCAAATCCCATAGAATGCTCAGAATCATCTTCATCAAATATAGAGATAACACATAAGATTTCACCGAACGATTCTAATATAACAGAGGTGCAGCTAGATGACAGCATTGAACAATCTGCTGAACCTAATAAAACAGAAGTAAGTACTACTTCCAATGTACAGAATCCTGAGCTTGTTGAAAATAGAAATTCTGTAAAAGATGAGTTAGTAAAAGTGTCGCAAAATGATGACTTAGTAAACAATGAAAAGGTTAAATTTGAAACTGAAATATTGGTAGAAACTAATGACAATGATGTGAATGAGTTAGATTTAAATACTACAAATGAAGTTGGTTCACAAGAATCTACTAGCAATATTCTAAGTGAACTAAGTCAAAGTATAGAGTTGAGTGAAGCTTTACGTGCCTCTGACAATGCTGGtaatgtagaaaataataatcattctGTGCGACAAGAAGTATTCAATAAAGAAGAATTGCTAGATATTTTGGAAGGCAATGATATTCAAACTTCTGATGCTGTTGTGGGGTATGAGATAGAAATTAAACTTGACACACCTGATGGTAAATCAGAAGCTCAGTTAGCTTTGGAACAGCTTTCAAGACTAAAAAAGAGCAGGAATCGCAAAAGAAGAAGTTCAGGGATTATTTCCAGAAAAAGGAACATTAATGTATTGAAGGCAGAGGCTAATAGTGATGCCATTGTATCTAAGAAGGAAGATGTCAAATCCAAGAAAGAAGATGTTGCAATTAAGCCCAagaaagttgaaaataaagaaaaggcCAAAAAAGACAGCAAAGCTGAGGATAGCATAGTTAATAAGCTGGTTGAAGATTGGGATGACGATGAACCTGTGGATGATGAAACAGATCTTAATAACAAGGGTGATAGCATATTAAATTCTACTGAACAGGTTGAGGATGCCCATGAGTCCATAGTTAGTCAGGATGTCACAGCAAGGATGTCAGTTGATTCTGCAGTAAGCGATAGTGCAACACCAAATAAAGGTAGCGAAGATGGTCAGCCTCAAAGAAGATTAGGtagagttattaaaaaaaaagttatttatgatCCTGATAATCCTGATACATTTACCAAGAGTAAAATTTCTGTTAAAAAAGAACCACAAGCTGAAGATTCTCCatcaaaaaaagttaaaagtgAGTCTACAGTTCCAAgaccaaaatcaaaatctccCATTTCAAAGTTGCAATGGAAAAAGCCACAACcaaaaaatagtaaacaaaatagaaGATTAACTGAAGTTGATAAGTTGCTAATGGATGAGGGTGCTGTAAATATGATCTACCAACTTACTCCAGAAGCTCCTAAGGGTAAGAAAAATATGAGAACCAAAgcagaatttattaaaaaaatccaaagCTCTAACCCTGAAACTAAAGAAATGAAATTCAGGGAAAGGAAGGTAAAAATTGAAGAAGGAGAAGCAAAAAAGATTATGGGCAACAAACAAAGACCATCCTTGAGCAGTTCTGTAAAGTCTTCTATATGTGAAGACTTTGAGACACACAGTGCTGATGACTCCATTATATACAGGAGGCATTCTTCTAGCTCTTATTCTAGTACATGCATGAGCCCTCGTCGTTTGAGTGATGTGGAAGGTGGCAGTATACAAAGCTGTCAAAACAAGTCTACACTAAAAGAAACAGTTTTAGAAAATGACAAAGCTCCATCTGATATGAGTGCCATCTTATCAACAGATGTATTTGTGCCAGATGTATCAAATCTTTCGACAGACATAATCAACAAAGAtgattgtttatctataaaagaAAAGTTAAACTCTAAATTATCTCTTGCATTAAACAAGCGAAAACGTGAAAGTTCCAAAAGTGACAAACCAATAAAACATAGAAAGCTATCCAAGGTAGATCAGAAAGTAAAACAAgatgatgataaatataaattattatcaatttcatATGCTGAAAGAGTAGCAGAAATACTCATTCGCAAGACAGGGTCTAAATATAGTCATATG atGTTTAAAGAGTTGTGTCAAGCATTGGAGGAGGTGGACGCCAGGACAGACATATCCGTCACATTGCTTATGTCAGAGTGTGGCACCCTGTGTTCAGATTTAGATTTAAGTTCATTGGTCAATGATGATATTGAAGAAAGGACTAATTCTGCATATGAATATGCAGAAGATATTAG GTTGGTCCTGTTCGCCATGATTCAGCACAGCAAGTTGTTGGTAACGGGCGTGTGGGGCTCGTGCTCGGGGGTGGCGCCGGCGCTGCTGGCGCTCAGCGACGTGGCGCTGGCGTCGGAGGCCGCCACGTTCGAGCTGGCCAGCGGCGACCGGCCCGTGCTGCCCGGCGTCATGTTGCTGTCCTCGCCCTGGCAGGCGCTGCCGCAAACCTTG GTGAACGACTTGGTGATATTCGGGTGCAAACTGAGCGCGCGCGAGGTGGCGGCGGGCGGACTGGTGAGCCGCGTGCTGCGGCCGCGCGGTGCCGCGCCCGTGCGCCAGCTGGCGCGCGACCTCGCCGTCGACAACAACCCCAAG aaTATTTTGCTAAAAAAACGTTTGCTGAACCTAAAGAATGCAAGCAATACATTCCTTTCGTGCCTCATTAAAGAGAGGGACTTGATCATAAACTATTGGACTTCTACCGAGGGACAGGAGCTGCTGCGCGCGAGCATTACCgcctaa
- the LOC128672851 gene encoding uncharacterized protein LOC128672851 — protein MLIFRISVVSLLSVFARAGDDNDDPVLYYYALEESERSLPACRARQACAALLLRAWRAPALLRLCRCARRERCDRRAPPLRTVELNNRAYFQFCKPVTDWPNCTMNDTPLTVESVYERINPDEIEELHHKNIQLTPPKITFKCRCRIPNYWRLKPSPDENGTIQEYQCSSLPLCKTDEFCGNVNFNLNSLYQSCLCPKHHMCVHDGGVTHEIISELLYRGKGWRAYCRKVSEDYSYEDY, from the exons ATGTTGATCTTCAGAATCTCGGTCGTTAGCTTATTGTCTGTATTCGCACGTGCCGGTGACGATAACGACGATCCAGTTTTATATTACTATGCTCTG GAGGAGAGCGAGAGGAGCCTGCCAGCGTGCAGGGCACGGCAGGCGTGCGCGGCGCTGCTGTTGCGGGCGTGGCGCGCGCCCGCGCTGCTGCGGCTGTGTCGCTGTGCGCGCCGCGAGCGCTGCGACCGCCGCGCGCCGCCTCTCCGCACCGTTGAGCTCAACAATCGAGCATACTTTCAA TTCTGCAAACCCGTGACGGACTGGCCCAACTGCACGATGAATGACACGCCGCTAACCGTTGAATCAGTCTACGAGCGAATCAATCCCGACGAGATCGAAGAACTGCATCACAAGAATATCCAACTGACACCGCCCAAAATCACCTTCAAATGCCGCTGTCGAATTCCCAACTACTGGAGACTAAAACCTAGCCCGGACGAAAACGGCACGATTCAAGAGTACCAATGTTCGTCGCTGCCGCTATGCAAAACAGACGAGTTCTGTGgaaatgtcaattttaacTTGAATTCGCTGTACCAGTCCTGTTTATGTCCCAAACATCACATGTGTGTGCACGACGGTGGTGTGACCCATGAAATTATTTCAGAGTTGTTATATCGTGGTAAAGGTTGGAGAGCTTACTGTCGCAAAGTTAGCGAAGACTACAGTTACGAAGACTATTAA
- the LOC128672849 gene encoding leukocyte receptor cluster member 1 homolog yields the protein MNILPKKRWHVRTKENIARVRKDEAEAAEKERQEKIRIENADREARLNVLKQKSRQHLLQCGISDNTVKEISEQGTTSQAEHTNLFADLEHAVHTTNKEHDKEIKEKSEDYEKKIGYLTYLGQDTNEALKKKNWYEVLPKERHSGLTQVKDTYEKLVLKDEDGKPKIKEVDEKYGEIGWKAKQHLDPIYSFKKFCKQENHTKSTSTLLKKDSPLETKRKHKKDKKDDKEKKLLKLREARLKREQEEKHKTELFLSGFTGKTKETKNYDPQVSKVKAKYNSQFNPELARQNWNR from the exons atgaatattttaccTAAGAAAAG aTGGCATGTAAGAACCAAGGAGAATATTGCTCGAGTTAGAAAAGATGAAGCTGAAGCTGCTGAAAAGGAGAGGCAAGAGAAAATAAGAATTGAAAATGCAGATCGTGAAGCTCGACTTAATGTGCTTAAACAAAAAAGCAGACAACATCTGTTACAATGTGGGATATCAGATAATACAGTGAAAGAAATATCTGAACAAGGAACAACATCACAAGCAGAGCATACAAATCTGTTTGCTGACCTTGAACATGCAGTTCACACAACAAACAAAGAACatgataaagaaattaaagaaaaatctgaagattatgagaaaaaaattggtTATTTAACTTATCTTGGCCAAGATACAAATGAAgcattgaagaaaaaaaactggtATGAAGTCTTACCTAAAGAGAGACATTCTGGACTTACACAAGTTAAAGAtacttatgaaaaattagtactCAAGGATGAAGATGGGAAACCTAAAATTAAGGAGGTTGATGAAAAATATGGCGAAATTGGATGGAAGGCAAAACAACACCTGGATCCTATATATAGCTTCAAAAAGTTTTGCAAGCAGGAAAATCATACTAAAAGCACAAGCACTTTACTTAAGAAGGATTCCCCATTGGAAACCAAACGGAAACataagaaagataaaaaagatGACAAAGAAAAGAAATTGCTAAAATTAAGAGAAGCAAGACTCAAGAGAGAGCAAgaagaaaaacacaaaactGAACTATTTTTAAGTGGATTTACTGGCAAAACTAAAGAAACGAAAAATTATGATCCACAAGTCAGTAAAGTAAAAGCTAAATATAACTCACAATTTAATCCAGAACTAGCTAGGCAAAATTGGAATAGGTAG